In Paludibaculum fermentans, the genomic stretch GGGATCCCAGACTTTTGTGACGCGCCACATGTGGCCGCTGAGGAACTGGGTGTCGACGTAGCGGGCGAAATTGCACTCCTTGGTGAGTGAGCCGGGGCCGCACTCCGGGGTGGGATAGAGCGTCATGAGGCCCCAGTAGAGGGCGTTCAGGCCGACGAGCCAGGCGATCTGTCCCCGCACCTTCGTGAACAGGAAGATGACGCCGGCGATCAAATAGCAGACCGCGATGCGCTGCAGGACGCCGGGAACTCGAATGGTGGCGAAGTCGATGTTCGGGAAGGGGCCCATCAGGAAGCCCAAAAGGAAGATGATGACGGCTCGCTGGATGGTGTGGCGGAGCAGCGCGCCGCGATCGTCTCCACGTTCCATGCGTCGGGCGGTGGACAGGGTCATGGCCACGCCCACGATCCACAGGAAGAACGGAAAGACAGTGTCGGTGAACGTCCAGCCGTGCCATTCGGCGTGTTCCAGCGGTGCATAGGTGGGGCCGGGCCCGGGATTGTTGACCAGAATCATGGAAGCGATCGTCGCGCCTCGAAACAGATCGAGTGCCTGGAGTCTTGCTCTCGGGGCGGTGGTCATCTCAGTGAGACGCTACCATATCGGACATGACCGAAGAGGTGGGGCTGTTGGTGTGCGGCGACAATCACTTCATTGTGCGAGGGCCGCGGCCGTCCTTGCAGGAGGCCCTGGCGCTTGCCCGGCGGTGGTCAGTGATTACCATCGGCAGCGGCATCGTGGCGACCGGCGAGCAGCTTCCCTGGCGGGTGTCGACACGCGCGTTCCGCGAAGAGTTGAGTTGGGCCGTCCGGGTGGACGGCAGCCCGCCGTCGGAAGCCGTGGCCCAGTTGTTGAGGGAACTGGAGCAGCGCGGAGTCGAGATCCGGATGCCCAATCGCGCTAGCCTAAAGACAGAATCGTGACCGACATCCACTCCTATTCGAATCCCACGGAATCCCGTGTGCGCCACGTCGAGCTCGACCTGGCCGTCTCCTTTGCCGAGAAGAAGCTGCGTGGGGCTGCGACGCTGACGCTGGACCAGGCCGGCAAGACGCTGGTGCTGGACACGCGCGATCTCCACATCCTGCGCGTGAACGGTTCGTCGTCGGGCTTTATGCTCGGGGCGAGGGACAAGTTTCTGGGCGCTCCGTTGACGATTCCGCTGGCGCCGGGTGTTCGCAGCGTGGTGGTCGAGTACGAGACTGCTCCGGAGGCTTCTGGCCTGCAGTGGCTGGAGCCGCCGCAGACCGCGGGGAAGAAGCATCCCTTTCTGTTCTCCCAGTCGCAGGCGATCCATGCACGGTCGTGGATCCCGATTCAGGATTCACCTGGTGTCCGGGTGACCTACTCGGCGCGGATTCATGCTCCAGTGCCGCTGACCCCGCTGATGTCGGCGCGCGTGGTGCGGCCCGGCCACTTCCATCTGCCCGAGCCGATTCCGCCCTATCTCATCGCCATCGCGGTGGGCGATTTGCAGTTCCAGGCGATTGGCCAGCGTTGCGGCGTCTGGGCCGAGCCCTCGGTGCTGAAGGGCGCGGCGTGGGAATTCGCCGACATGGAAAAGATGGTAGCGGCCGCGGAGAGCCTCTACGGGCCCTATCGCTGGGGCCGCTACGACCTGCTGGTGCTGCCTCCTTCGTTCCCGTTCGGCGGCATGGAGAACCCGTGCCTGACCTTCGCCACGCCTACGGTGATTGCGGGCGACCGGTCGCTGGTCTCGCTGGTCTCGCATGAGCTGGCGCATTCGTGGTCGGGCAATCTGGTGACGAATGCGACCTGGTCTGACTTCTGGCTGAACGAAGGGTTCACCACCTACATTGAGCGCCGGATCCAGGAGGCGCTGTACGGCCGCCGCCAATCCGAGATGGAGTTCGCCATCGAGGTGGGGGAACTCAAGGATGAGATGAAGGACCTGCCCCCGGCCGATCAGCATCTGGCGGTCGACCTGAAGGGCCGGGATCCGGATGACGGCATGACGCAGGTGCCGTACGGAAAGGGTGCGCTGCTGCTGCGGAAGCTGGAAGAGAAGTACGGCCGCGAGAAGTTCGACGCCTGGATCCGGTCGTATTTCGATCACTTCGCGTTTCAGTCGATCACGACGGACCAGTTTGTCGCGTACCTGCATCAGTCGTTTCCCAACGAGAACCTGGACGCCTGGATTCATCATCCGGGCTTGCCGCCGGACGCTCCGAAGATCAGCTTCGACTTCGAGACGAAGCCGCGCAAGGCCTGGGTCACGGCGGAATGGCTGCACTGGCTGCGGTCGCTGGCCGAGGATCTGAGTGCCCCGAAGATGGCCGATCTGGATCAGCAATGGGACTTCACCCATGCCGGCAACAGCGAAGTGGCGGCCCAGTG encodes the following:
- a CDS encoding acyltransferase family protein; this translates as MTTAPRARLQALDLFRGATIASMILVNNPGPGPTYAPLEHAEWHGWTFTDTVFPFFLWIVGVAMTLSTARRMERGDDRGALLRHTIQRAVIIFLLGFLMGPFPNIDFATIRVPGVLQRIAVCYLIAGVIFLFTKVRGQIAWLVGLNALYWGLMTLYPTPECGPGSLTKECNFARYVDTQFLSGHMWRVTKVWDPEGIVSTLPAIGTVFFGILTGHLLRRFSEPLQRLRLLLGSGAALLALAYVLAIWMPFNKNLWTTSYSVLMAGLASLLFGAWYYLSDVRGFGQWFRPFEIFGSNAILMFLLSGALAKIALRSGAGASFHQNVCLAVTSPINASLLYALANVLILYLIAWALWRKQWFLKF
- a CDS encoding M1 family metallopeptidase, whose translation is MTDIHSYSNPTESRVRHVELDLAVSFAEKKLRGAATLTLDQAGKTLVLDTRDLHILRVNGSSSGFMLGARDKFLGAPLTIPLAPGVRSVVVEYETAPEASGLQWLEPPQTAGKKHPFLFSQSQAIHARSWIPIQDSPGVRVTYSARIHAPVPLTPLMSARVVRPGHFHLPEPIPPYLIAIAVGDLQFQAIGQRCGVWAEPSVLKGAAWEFADMEKMVAAAESLYGPYRWGRYDLLVLPPSFPFGGMENPCLTFATPTVIAGDRSLVSLVSHELAHSWSGNLVTNATWSDFWLNEGFTTYIERRIQEALYGRRQSEMEFAIEVGELKDEMKDLPPADQHLAVDLKGRDPDDGMTQVPYGKGALLLRKLEEKYGREKFDAWIRSYFDHFAFQSITTDQFVAYLHQSFPNENLDAWIHHPGLPPDAPKISFDFETKPRKAWVTAEWLHWLRSLAEDLSAPKMADLDQQWDFTHAGNSEVAAQWLLMAVRAKYEPAYPRLQEFLVQVGRRKFVKPLFEALVKTPDGRARAQSIYQQARSGYHPITQATVDAILK